A single Deinococcus betulae DNA region contains:
- a CDS encoding TrmH family RNA methyltransferase codes for MSVPEAITSLQNPQVKRLVRLRERRERERDGVLLIEGARELSRALQAGLQPETVYLCPALYSPDATQLAPTLPGATGLSRAAFEKVSGREHPDGVLAVVSAPRPTLPEPGPDAVVVVLHGLEKPGNVGAILRSADAAGAQSVLVLGRGADPYGPNVIRASQGSVFTLPVAALPEDEALAWLSERGFTTFACTPDAPRSYWDAPLTGRVALLLGTEHEGLPAHWRAADQAIGIPMHGARGADSLNVATAAALVLYECARQRRAAPAGLAAS; via the coding sequence ATGAGTGTGCCGGAAGCCATCACCTCCCTGCAAAATCCGCAGGTCAAGCGGCTCGTGCGTCTGCGCGAGCGCCGCGAACGCGAGCGGGACGGCGTTCTGCTCATTGAGGGCGCCCGCGAACTGTCCCGCGCCCTGCAGGCCGGCCTGCAACCCGAAACCGTCTACCTGTGCCCGGCCCTGTACAGCCCCGACGCCACCCAGCTGGCCCCGACCCTGCCGGGTGCGACGGGGCTGAGCCGCGCCGCCTTTGAAAAGGTCAGTGGCCGCGAGCATCCCGACGGCGTGCTGGCGGTGGTGTCTGCGCCGCGACCCACGCTGCCTGAACCCGGCCCCGACGCCGTGGTGGTGGTGCTGCACGGCCTGGAAAAACCCGGCAACGTGGGCGCCATTCTGCGTAGTGCCGACGCTGCCGGCGCCCAGAGTGTGCTGGTGCTGGGGCGCGGCGCTGACCCCTACGGCCCCAATGTCATCCGGGCCTCTCAGGGCAGCGTGTTTACCCTGCCGGTGGCCGCCCTGCCCGAGGACGAGGCGCTCGCGTGGCTGAGTGAGCGCGGCTTTACGACCTTCGCCTGCACCCCCGACGCCCCGCGCAGCTACTGGGACGCGCCCCTGACTGGCCGGGTGGCGCTGCTGCTGGGCACCGAGCACGAGGGCCTGCCCGCCCACTGGCGCGCCGCTGACCAGGCCATCGGGATTCCCATGCACGGGGCGCGGGGCGCCGATTCCCTGAACGTGGCCACCGCCGCCGCGCTGGTGCTGTACGAATGTGCCCGGCAGCGCCGCGCCGCGCCGGCCGGGCTGGCAGCGTCATGA